One region of Danio rerio strain Tuebingen ecotype United States chromosome 5, GRCz12tu, whole genome shotgun sequence genomic DNA includes:
- the LOC137490134 gene encoding membrane-spanning 4-domains subfamily A member 5-like isoform X2, giving the protein MESSKIISTEKATVVIQVNPQLTQNTFVSDDGQEGRGSYHYMALKEFFKAQPKALGTVQIMTGVIVFLFGIVLTIDFDYRYHDPHLSVASGITYWGSLVYISAGSLSVAAQNKLHACVVKASLIMNVLSAITAAAAITLMSIELFAGDNYHCNYSGCGNLMDLPARSPATLTLQWLMWL; this is encoded by the exons ATGGAAAGCAGCAAGATTATCTCAACTGAAAAAGCTACAGTCGTCATTCAAGTAAACCCACAGCTGACACAAAATACTTTCGTTAGTGATGATGGACAGGAGGGCAGAGGATCATATCACTATATGGCTCTTAAAGAATTTTTCAAGGCACAACCAAAGGCACTCGGg ACTGTCCAGATAATGACAGGAGTGATAGTTTTCTTGTTTGGTATTGTACTCACCATCGATTTTGACTACAGATACCACGATCCACATTTGTCTGTAGCTAGTGGCATCACCTACTGGGGATCTCTTGTT TACATCAGTGCTGGATCTCTGTCTGTTGCTGCTCAAAATAAACTTCATGCATGTGTG GTGAAAGCATCTCTCATAATGAACGTGCTCAGTGCCATAACTGCAGCGGCTGCCATTACTCTGATGTCCATAGAGTTATTCGCTGGTGATAATTATCACTGCAACTACTCTGGCTGTGGAAATTTAATG GATTTGCCTGCAAGGTCACCTGCAACATTGACTCTGCAGTGGTTAATGTGGCTTTAA
- the LOC137490134 gene encoding membrane-spanning 4-domains subfamily A member 4A-like isoform X1 has product MESSKIISTEKATVVIQVNPQLTQNTFVSDDGQEGRGSYHYMALKEFFKAQPKALGTVQIMTGVIVFLFGIVLTIDFDYRYHDPHLSVASGITYWGSLVYISAGSLSVAAQNKLHACVVKASLIMNVLSAITAAAAITLMSIELFAGDNYHCNYSGCGNLMKNKLGILGNLLVFSILQFIISICISGFACKVTCNIDSAVVNVALNQA; this is encoded by the exons ATGGAAAGCAGCAAGATTATCTCAACTGAAAAAGCTACAGTCGTCATTCAAGTAAACCCACAGCTGACACAAAATACTTTCGTTAGTGATGATGGACAGGAGGGCAGAGGATCATATCACTATATGGCTCTTAAAGAATTTTTCAAGGCACAACCAAAGGCACTCGGg ACTGTCCAGATAATGACAGGAGTGATAGTTTTCTTGTTTGGTATTGTACTCACCATCGATTTTGACTACAGATACCACGATCCACATTTGTCTGTAGCTAGTGGCATCACCTACTGGGGATCTCTTGTT TACATCAGTGCTGGATCTCTGTCTGTTGCTGCTCAAAATAAACTTCATGCATGTGTG GTGAAAGCATCTCTCATAATGAACGTGCTCAGTGCCATAACTGCAGCGGCTGCCATTACTCTGATGTCCATAGAGTTATTCGCTGGTGATAATTATCACTGCAACTACTCTGGCTGTGGAAATTTAATG AAGAATAAACTGGGAATCCTTGGAAATTTGCTGGTGTTCTCCATCCTTCAGTTTATCATCTCCATCTGTATCTCAGGATTTGCCTGCAAGGTCACCTGCAACATTGACTCTGCAGTGGTTAATGTGGCTTTAAATCAG GCATAG
- the LOC141385840 gene encoding membrane-spanning 4-domains subfamily A member 4A-like: MVADGVSKVVVRVNSQVTQDSFIFVNGQEAAETPHTLILKEFFKIQPKALGIVQIMTGVMVFFLGVVLTTSGYGYPAILVYSGITYWGSFIYISAGSLSIAAQYKYQLFLMKASLGINVFSAISAGISILLMSIQIFILSTMDPSLYVEYFMLRIIGVMLVLTIPQFFISVYISAFACKATCNRDSTVLSVALN, encoded by the exons ATGGTAGCCGACGGAGTCTCAAAAGTTGTAGTTAGAGTGAATTCACAGGTGACACAAGAcagctttatttttgttaatggaCAGGAAGCAGCAGAAACACCCCACACTTTGATTCTTAAagaatttttcaaaatacaaccaAAGGCATTGGGG ATTGTCCAAATAATGACTGGAGTGATGGTCTTCTTTCTGGGTGTTGTTCTCACCACCAGTGGTTACGGTTATCCCGCTATTCTGGTCTACAGTGGCATCACCTACTGGGGATCCTTTATT TACATCAGTGCTGGATCTCTGTCGATTGCTGCGCAGTATAAATATCAGTTGTTTTTG atgaaggcctccCTTGGAATAAATGTGTTCAGTGCCATATCTGCAGGAATCAGCATTCTTCTGATGTCCATACAAATATTCATACTATCTACAATGGATCCAAGTTTATACGTTGAG TATTTCATGTTGCGGATCATTGGAGTAATGCTGGTACTCACCATTCCCCAGTTCTTCATCTCCGTCTATATCTCAGCATTCGCCTGCAAAGCCACCTGTAACAGGGACTCTACAGTGCTCAGTGTGGCACTGAACTAG